The Nitrospirota bacterium DNA window ATTTGAAAATATGAAATTTTTTTTATATTATAAGTTTTCTGAACCCGGGAGGGTATATTTTTAGGTTCAATATGGATAGTGAGCGTATTCCCTGTGGTCTTGCCACAGGGGCAAGCGAGCGAATATAATAAAAATTCCTTACATAAGATTCCCTGTGGTTTTGCCACAGGGGAGATAAATTATGATTAAATTTATAAATGTCAACAAAAAATTTAATAAAGACTCGTATGTGCTTAAAGATATAAATCTTGAGATAGAAGCCGGCGAGGTTGTTGTCATATGCGGGCCAAGCGGCGCAGGCAAAAGCACGCTTGTAAAAACAATTAATAAGCTTGAGCCCATTGACGACGGCGAGATAATCGTTGACGGGTTTTCCATCCAGGACCCAAAGACTAACCTTACCTCTCTCAGGGCAGAGATAGGGGTGGTCTTTCAGCATCTTAACCTGTACCCGCATAAATCTGCCATTCAGAATATAATGCTTGCTCCCATGAAGGTAAAAAAATTAAGTAAACCAGCTGCTAAAGATCGGGCATGCAAACTAATGGAGAGGGTGGGACTTATTAAGAAATGCGACAATTTCCCAAACCAGCTCTCAGGCGGCGAGCAGCAGCGCGTTGCCATAGCGCGGAGTCTTGCAATGGAGCCCAAGATAATGCTTTTTGACGAGCCGACCTCAGCCCTTGACCCTGAACTTACAAGCGAGGTGCTGGATGTAATGGTGTCCCTGGCGCAAAGCGGTATGACGATGGTTGTGGTTACACATGAGATTGGCTTTGCATGCAATGTTGCAGACAGGGTAGTTTTCATGGATAAGGGGGAGATTGTGGAAGTCGGCAGGCCGCCGGATATTTTTGTAAATCCGCAGCACAGCCGGACAAAAGAATTTATGAGTAAGATCCTGCATATTCCTGTTAATAACAGCAATGGTGATTCAGTTGACGGCCAGTAGGACGGATTAGCAACTCTTTATAATTGACCTTCAGGTCAAAAGCCAAAATGGAGGCATAAAATTTTTAATCTCAGATATGAATTTGACTGGAGCATCCCGTTCAGACAGCCATACCTTGACTGGCTTATTACAGGTGTAAAGCTTACTTTTCTTATTGCGGCTGTCACTACAATCGTGTCTCTGTGCGTAGGAACAGTACTTGCCGTAATGAGGCTTTCAAGGTTCTGGTTCCTCCGCATACCGGGGAAATTTTATGTTGAAACTGTCAGGAATATACCGGGACTGTTCTGGTTATTATTTTTTTATTTTGTATTCCCCGAGCTTTTGCCTTTTGGCCTCGGCGAAAAACTTCACGGCTATGCCTATTATTCTGTAATTGCAGGCATCCTTGGCCTTACCTTTGACAACTCTGCATATGTCTCGGATATTGTCAGGACCGGACTTATGGCAGTGCCGAGGGGGCATGTAGAGGCTGCGGTTTCCACCGGCCTTAACAGGTTTCAGCAGTTTAGATACATCATACTTCCTGAGGCCTTCAGAATAATCCTTCCTCCTTTAGGGACGAGGATGATACATAATTTTAAAAATACCTCACTGTGCATGGTGATAACAGCGCCCGAGCTTACATGGGCAACGCAGCAGGTTGAATCAATAACATTCAGGGGGCTTGAGGTCACTTTTATGGCAACGGCTTTTTACCTTCTTGTAGCTTTTACTGCAGCCAGAATTATTATCAGATACGAGAGACTGTTAAAAATTGATATCGCCAGCGTAAGGCGGGCAGGAACATAACGTATGAATTTGTTTGAACAATTTGCAAATTGGAAGTTTTATCTTCTGGGGGCTTATCCCAACGGTCCTCTGGGTGGATTGTTCCTCAATGTATCCCTTGCAATAGTTTCAATCATAATCGGCTTGCTGATTGGAATATTTTTTGGGTTGGGCAGAGCATCATGCAGACGTTACATAAAATATCCCAGTGTATTATACATTGAAAACATACGGTCAACCCCTTTGCTGATGATTGTCTTCTGGTTTTATTTCTTTCTCCCTGTACTGGGGTTTCACCTGCCGCTTTTCTGGAGCGCCGTAATACCGCTTTCAATCTATGCAGGCGCCTATCAGGCAGAGATAGTAAGGGCGGGGTTTATGGCAGTGCCGAGGGGGCAGATGGATGCCGCATTATCAACCGGCATGTCCCGCTGGCAGGCCTTATTTTTTGTCGTTATGCCGCAGGCATTTAAAATGATGGTCCCGTCTTTTGTCAGTTTCTTTAATTCACAGTTTAAAAACACCTCGGTGGTTTATATAATCGGCATAGTTGAGCTTACACAGGCAGGCATAATCGTCAGCCAGCGCCGGCCTGACAGGATGTTTGCGGCATACATCTGCATGGCAATAGGGTTCTGGGTAGTATGCTATTCAATGTCGCATTTTGCGCAACGGCTTGAAAGAAAGCTCGGCATATTGGACTATGAATCATATAAACCTGAGATATGCAGAGAAGACCTTTTGCTTATCCCGATTCCAAAGGCAGTCAAAAAAGTCCTTATATCGCATAAATAAGAACTGGAAACTAAGAACTGAGAACTGGGAAATAACCGTACAGCAGAGAGTTTTTACTTCTTAGTTCTTAGTTCTCAGTTTCTTCTTAAAACAATCTATGAGCAGACAAAAGCATTATGCAATGCTGATTGACCTCAGAAGGTGTGTGGGCTGTTACGCCTGCCAGATTACATGCAAGACAGAATATAACATTCCGGTTGGGACCTCCAGATGCAGGGTAGAGATATTTAAGTCAGGCAGTTACCCTGATATTAAAAAATTTTTTCTTCCGCGTCTCTGCAATCATTGTGATAACGCGCCGTGCATTGAGGCATGTTCAGAAGACGCATTGTTTAAAAATAATGACGGGGTGGTTGAAATCCGGCGTCCCAACTGCACCGGCTGCGGACAGTGCCGTGAGAAATGCCCTTACAATGCAATTGAAATTGACGCCAGCGGCAGGGCTGAAAAATGCGATTTCTGCCATCAGCGGATACTCAGCGGATTATCGCCTATATGCGTACAAAGCTGTATGGGCAAGGCAATAATCTTCGGCGACATAAATGATAAGAAGAGCGGGATTTATTCAGCCCTGAAGAAAAATCAGATAAAGGTCTTAAATCCAGAACTCGGCGCAGGCCCCTCGGTGTTTTATATTTCCGGAGTCAGCATTGAGGGCAGTCCGCTTAAAGAGTATCAGCAGACAAACGGCAGGCATGCGCGCAGGGTCTCAAAAAAGAGCGAACCTCACGCTGAAGTTCAGACGCAGGGCGCTGAGACAGAGTTAATCTATACCTCAGATGTAATGTGCCCTTCTGAATGCGGCACATCCGTCCTTGTTGAAGACGGCATTGCGAAAAAAATTTACGGCAATCCGCACTCTCTGATAAACAACGGCGCATTCTGCGCAAAGGGCGCATCAGGGCTTCAGCTTACATACTCGCCGCATAGGATTAAGACTCCGCTTATCAGGGCAGGGCAAAGAGGCGAAGATAAATGGAAGCCGGCGACATGGGATGAGGTTTGCGATTATATTGCAAAAAAATTGATAGACATTAAGAAAAAATTCGGGCCTGAGAGCGTATTTTTTGACGGCGGCGACGTCACTGACAGAGAGGCGTACAACAGGCTGTTTCATGCATTCGGCACTCCGCACACCTACAATCACGGAAGTATCTGCGACCCTAACCGCAAATGGGGGCAGAAGATTATGGCAGGTGATGAAAGGCTCCTGCCGGACCTCCAGAGACCTGTTTTAATAAGAGACGAAGAAGGCAGGATGCACCTTAAAAAAACTCATGACATAAAACTGCTTTTGCATGCAGGGGTCAATCCGTTTGTTGCGACAAGGTTTAACTATATGTCTGCAGGCATCACTGCTGCCCGGACAGAGAATAAATGTATTTACATAGCGGCTGACCCGTCTTATACCAACTCCGCCGCACTTTCTGATATGTGGCTGCCGATAATACCGGGCACAGACGCAGACCTCTTTGCCGCAATGCTTCATTACATCATAAAAAATGACGCTCAGGATAATTCTTCAAAGAAATACATTGACTACGAATTTTTAGAAAACTACACAGACGGCTGGGATGAATTTAAAAAGTCGTTTTTGTCATACGCCGGGCAGACAGACCCGTCAAACGGCATGAATTATTTTTCGCTTGAATGGGCTGAGGAAAAAACCGGAATTGCAAAACAAAAGATAGCGCAGGCGGCGCACCTTTTTGGAATTACAAAGCCGGCGGCAATTGAAATCGGGATGCACGGCACAGCTCATCACACAAACGGGGATGTAACCTCCGTGCTTATGATGGCCCTTTGCGCCGTCACAGGCAACATGGACAAACCAGGAGGACTGGTCTTCATTGACTCTCAAAAGGTAAAAAAGGGGTTACGGACTTCAGGCGCAGAGTTTCTTGAAAAGACCGTTGTCA harbors:
- a CDS encoding molybdopterin-dependent oxidoreductase, with protein sequence MSRQKHYAMLIDLRRCVGCYACQITCKTEYNIPVGTSRCRVEIFKSGSYPDIKKFFLPRLCNHCDNAPCIEACSEDALFKNNDGVVEIRRPNCTGCGQCREKCPYNAIEIDASGRAEKCDFCHQRILSGLSPICVQSCMGKAIIFGDINDKKSGIYSALKKNQIKVLNPELGAGPSVFYISGVSIEGSPLKEYQQTNGRHARRVSKKSEPHAEVQTQGAETELIYTSDVMCPSECGTSVLVEDGIAKKIYGNPHSLINNGAFCAKGASGLQLTYSPHRIKTPLIRAGQRGEDKWKPATWDEVCDYIAKKLIDIKKKFGPESVFFDGGDVTDREAYNRLFHAFGTPHTYNHGSICDPNRKWGQKIMAGDERLLPDLQRPVLIRDEEGRMHLKKTHDIKLLLHAGVNPFVATRFNYMSAGITAARTENKCIYIAADPSYTNSAALSDMWLPIIPGTDADLFAAMLHYIIKNDAQDNSSKKYIDYEFLENYTDGWDEFKKSFLSYAGQTDPSNGMNYFSLEWAEEKTGIAKQKIAQAAHLFGITKPAAIEIGMHGTAHHTNGDVTSVLMMALCAVTGNMDKPGGLVFIDSQKVKKGLRTSGAEFLEKTVVRKINGRDVSGRLSELHKDFYGDYPAAWKGVLSDLPAKIREGVRLKHGPFKGYDYPVKALFVRAGNPVITAGNTADWIDALTMKDKTANETHPSSPLPTGKQGREGCEKHYLLDLIVFIDTHITVTGKYADFILPEAGFLERMGLSDVYTMSPEVAIRDQVIKPLHESKTQFEIMCALSDALIKNGDPDIKTGDFNGKYKDEEDFINDILRDAPGFYNIGEPLPYPDLPHGALITGAPDNPTVLWGKKLIKKGEPVTVKWLREHNGVAVWPASYYRYKKDDGAPSGIYPKTDSKKFEFHFNYLKNFNRKFGTNYPLTFYWSECRWNPKNPEYKNISKKYPFQLISGRVHQAMTMTQVCPYLSETETECMKPMNDEFTYSMPDFSAITHNACLPPACPVDKDRQASRITDYKFKADTVSIPILAFNTKDGKKLGIKTGDIVTLENPLKKTIRGKVYLTEEIMPGVIKTAFGPGGQKASGVGFLNHTAEYTPNINELFDPENLSPFTGMPGFGDIMVRVMKE
- a CDS encoding amino acid ABC transporter permease, which gives rise to MNLFEQFANWKFYLLGAYPNGPLGGLFLNVSLAIVSIIIGLLIGIFFGLGRASCRRYIKYPSVLYIENIRSTPLLMIVFWFYFFLPVLGFHLPLFWSAVIPLSIYAGAYQAEIVRAGFMAVPRGQMDAALSTGMSRWQALFFVVMPQAFKMMVPSFVSFFNSQFKNTSVVYIIGIVELTQAGIIVSQRRPDRMFAAYICMAIGFWVVCYSMSHFAQRLERKLGILDYESYKPEICREDLLLIPIPKAVKKVLISHK
- a CDS encoding amino acid ABC transporter ATP-binding protein; this encodes MIKFINVNKKFNKDSYVLKDINLEIEAGEVVVICGPSGAGKSTLVKTINKLEPIDDGEIIVDGFSIQDPKTNLTSLRAEIGVVFQHLNLYPHKSAIQNIMLAPMKVKKLSKPAAKDRACKLMERVGLIKKCDNFPNQLSGGEQQRVAIARSLAMEPKIMLFDEPTSALDPELTSEVLDVMVSLAQSGMTMVVVTHEIGFACNVADRVVFMDKGEIVEVGRPPDIFVNPQHSRTKEFMSKILHIPVNNSNGDSVDGQ
- a CDS encoding amino acid ABC transporter permease, with the protein product MSLCVGTVLAVMRLSRFWFLRIPGKFYVETVRNIPGLFWLLFFYFVFPELLPFGLGEKLHGYAYYSVIAGILGLTFDNSAYVSDIVRTGLMAVPRGHVEAAVSTGLNRFQQFRYIILPEAFRIILPPLGTRMIHNFKNTSLCMVITAPELTWATQQVESITFRGLEVTFMATAFYLLVAFTAARIIIRYERLLKIDIASVRRAGT